Proteins co-encoded in one Pleurodeles waltl isolate 20211129_DDA chromosome 2_2, aPleWal1.hap1.20221129, whole genome shotgun sequence genomic window:
- the LOC138282964 gene encoding zinc finger protein 271-like, whose product MDCMESVTQSSDIFKHESYQPLKRQYQCTECEKNFIHKSSLLKHQRNHTGEKPYQCTDCGKSFTQKASLLNHQKIHTGEKPYQCMQCGKSYTNKSSLLNHQKIHTGEKPYQCMECGKSFTNKSSLLNHQRIHTGEKPYQCTECGKSFTEKSSLLNHQRIHTGEKPYQCTDCGKSFTENSYLRKHQRIHTGEKPYQCTECRKNFTYRKGLLYHQRIHSGEKPYQCEMCEKSFSRRGHLSRHCRIHTGEKTYKCTECEKSFSQKGNLYSHQRIHTGEKPYQCPECQKSFSFLSSLVLHLRVHTGEKPYQCTECDKCFSGNSGLVQHEKIHTRVKSQKCKECDESFSLLSHLQSHEITHVKEKPYQCSECERRFVQRAHLVRHQRIHTGEKPYQCTECMKTFSRCSSLYRHQRIHTGEKPHQCYGCEKRFRQSSLLYRHQVIHTGEKIQ is encoded by the coding sequence ATGGATTGCATGGAGAGTGTCACTCAAAGTTCAGATATATTCAAGCATGAAAGTTATCAGCCCCTGAAGAGACAGTACCAGTGTACAGAGTGTGAGAAAAACTTCATTCACAAGTCATCTTTATTAAAACATCAAAGAAACCACACTGGTGAGAAACCGTACCAGTGTACGGACTGTGGGAAAAGCTTCACTCAAAAGGCATCTTTATTAAATCATCAAAAAATCCATACTGGGGAGAAACCGTACCAGTGCATGCAATGTGGGAAAAGCTACACTAACAAGTCATCTTTATTAAATCATCAAAAAATCCATACTGGGGAGAAACCGTACCAGTGTATGGAATGTGGGAAAAGCTTTACTAACAAGTCATCTTTATTAAATCATCAAAGAATCCATACTGGAGAGAAACCATACCAGTGTACGGAGTGTGGGAAAAGCTTCACTGAAAAGTCATCTTTATTAAATCATCAAAGAATCCATACTGGGGAGAAACCTTACCAGTGTACGGACTGTGGGAAAAGCTTCACTGAAAATTCTTATCTGAGGAAGCATCAAAGAATCcatactggggagaaaccataccaGTGCACAGAGTGCCGGAAAAACTTCACCTATCGAAAAGGTTTGTTATATCATCAAAGGATCCATTCTGGGGAGAAACCATACCAATGTGAAATGTGCGAGAAGAGCTTCAGTAGAAGGGGACATCTTTCCCGGCATTGTAGAATCCATACTGgagaaaaaacatacaaatgtaCTGAGTGTGAAAAGAGCTTTAGTCAAAAGGGTAATCTATACTCTCATCAGAGGATCcatactggggaaaaaccatatcaGTGTCCTGAGTGCCAGAAAAGCTTCTCCTTTCTGTCATCTCTGGTACTGCATCTCAGAGTCCATACCGGGGAGAAACCATACCAATGTACTGAGTGTGACAAATGCTTCAGTGGTAATTCAGGGTTAGTACAGCATGAAAAAATTCATACTAGGGTAAAATCACAGAAGTGTAAAGAGTGTGACGAAAGCTTCAGTCTTCTCTCTCATCTCCAATCACACGAGATCACCCATGTTAAGGAGAAGCCTTATCAGTGTTCAGAGTGTGAGAGAAGGTTTGTTCAAAGGGCACATCTGGTTCGTCATCAGAGAATCcatactggggagaaaccataccaGTGTACTGAGTGCATGAAAACCTTTAGTCGATGCTCAAGTCTTTATAGGCATCAGAGAATCCATACTGGGGAGAAACCACACCAGTGTTATGGGTGCGAGAAAAGATTTCGTCAATCCTCACTTCTTTACAGGCATCAGGTGATCCATACTGGAGAAAAAATACAATAG